One Pseudochaenichthys georgianus chromosome 4, fPseGeo1.2, whole genome shotgun sequence DNA window includes the following coding sequences:
- the LOC117445949 gene encoding GTPase IMAP family member 8-like, with the protein MYLGMEFNSDRMRARLSQRRVENLTALLRRVTPGRVVTALSVMQLLGMMSAGHVVIPLGLLHMRRLQRWFIRLRIDPVRQRRPRSDFTHLGVYGRIALRVGGNMQVAGSGGTVAASHVPSYKHAGITRRMEMERESITLSEVRLVLIGERWAGKSSSGNTILRNDRFECGRTRTAQSEMRHEVVEGRELIVVDVPGWSSSLSLSEIPEGDKQRFKLNASKCPPGPNTFLLVIPIDTAFSAMTKKTVEEHMKLLGERVWKHTMVLFTCGNYLGGKTIEQHIESEGDSLMWLIERCKNRYHVFENKDKSLSQVTRLLEKVDEMVWQNKGRIYEVDEQTLNIIEKKHREVTERAKQRERRSEEQRQQMKALIAEEMKTIPKLRMVLLGSRGVGKTSLGNTILGIKEQKDGKRTAHSVGRQGCVGETEITLVDTPGWWKGFPECDTPEAIKEEVIRSPSLCLPGPQVFLLVIDADASFNGKHLDAVKSHMELLGEEVWRHTIVVFTRGDWLGTHTIEEYIEGEGEALQSLVEQCGYRYHVIDNKNTDDGTQITELLKKITETLAGNGCDHFVPDEKIFDAIEEKRMKVKEGAKLRQSQVKAHRRLCKESSKELHALTFLMLGQKTFGKSATGNTLLRREVFPTCQNEFCQVEQGKVDARAVTVVDTPGWWKDPSKSTEEMDKEIVRGLTLSPSGFHAVLLVVPLDLTFREAQRAALEEHMKLLDVSVWKHTMVLFTYGDKLADQSIEEHIESEHKALRWLIDKCENRYHVVNNLKKSDMSQVTQLFEKVEEMVAGNSRQLFCPEMSEIYLNIDDKFKRMQLKDVLKQRLAEEYKRRELEMMTSFKKTLLELQAQIGDSATGTKSKSLIGDRTKLKVKGIGQKKKDGKDKEENINSKISQEIERLNNDIKNKSSDLRLSSLDYLFPTFKGESTPDGKTSSSQFEDVLGWLASVEFGTNEENQLTLNFSQTSGYRSVLPHDGLEFDTDEYP; encoded by the exons ATGTATCTGGGAATGGAATTCAACTCAGaccgcatgagagcacgactctcacagcggagagtggagaatTTGACAGCTCTCCTCAGGCGTGTCACACCCGGCAGGGTGGTGACAGCCCTTtctgtgatgcagctgttgggcatgatgtcagctggtcacgtggtgattcccctgggtctccttcacatgaggagacttcagaggtggtttattcgcctgcgcatcgaccccgtgcgtcagaggagaccCAGG AGTGACTTCACACACCTCGGTGTTTACGGACGCATCGCTCTCAGGGTGGGGGGGAACATGCaggtcgcaggcagtggggggacagtggccgccTCACATGTCCCTTCATATAAACACGCTGGAATTACTCGCCGTATGGAGA tggagagagagagcatCACCCTGTCGGAGGTCAGACTCGTCCTGATTGGTGAAAGATGGGCTGGCAAGAGCTCCTCTGGCAACACCATACTGAGAAATGACAGGTTTGAGTGTGGCCGAACCAGAACGGCTCAGTCTGAAATGAGGCATGAAGTGGTCGAGGGCAGGGAGCTCATCGTGGTCGATGTTCCAGGATGGAGcagctccctctccctctctgagaTCCCAGAGGGGGACAAGCAACGATTTAAACTCAACGCATCCAAATGTCCGCCCGGACCAAATACTTTTCTCCTTGTTATTCCCATTGACACTGCTTTTTCTGCGATGACGAAGAAGACCGTGGAGGAGCACATGAAGCTACTGGGAGAGCGGGTTTGGAAACACACCATGGTGCTGTTCACCTGTGGGAATTACCTGGGGGGGAAGACCATAGAGCAGCACATAGAGAGTGAAGGAGACTCACTCATGTGGTTAATAGAAAGATGCAAGAACAGGTACCATGTGTTTGAGAACAAGGATAAGAGTTTATCTCAGGTGACACGGCTGCTGGAGAAGGTAGATGAGATGGTGTGGCAAAACAAAGGCAGGATCTACGAGGTAGACGAGCAGACCTTAAACATCATTGAAAAGAAACATCGAGAAGTGACTGAAAGGGCAAAACAGAGAGAGAGGCGGTCCGAAGAACAAAGACAACAGATGAAAGCACTCATTGCAG AAGAGATGAAAACCATCCCGAAACTCCGGATGGTTCTCTTGGGAAGCCGAGGCGTTGGGAAAACCTCACTAGGGAACACCATTTTGGGAATCAAAGAGCAAAAAGATGGAAAAAGAACGGCACACTCGGTGGGCCGACAGGGTTGTGTGGGTGAAACTGAAATAACCCTTGTTGACACTCCAGGTTGGTGGAAAGGCTTCCCTGAGTGTGACACCCCTGAAGCGATCAAAGAAGAAGTGATACGCAGCCCGTCCCTGTGCCTCCCTGGGCCTCAGGTCTTCCTGCTGGTGATAGACGCAGATGCATCCTTCAATGGAAAACACTTGGATGCCGTGAAATCACACATGGAGCTCCTCGGAGAAGAAGTGTGGAGACACACTATTGTAGTTTTCACCAGAGGAGACTGGCTGGGAACACACACCATAGAAGAGTATATCGAAGGGGAGGGAGAGGCGTTGCAGTCGCTGGTTGAACAATGTGGATACAGATATCATGTCATTGATAACAAGAATACAGATGATGGTACCCAAATCACAGAGCTCCTGAAAAAAATCACTGAGACCTTGGCTGGAAATGGTTGTGACCATTTTGTCCCAGATGAGAAGATATTTGATGCCATTGAAGAGAAGAGAATGAAAGTGAAAGAAGGAGCAAAACTGAGGCAAAGTCAAGTTAAGGCCCACAGAAGATTGTGCAAAG AATCCAGTAAAGAATTACATGCACTGACTTTTCTGATGCTTGGTCAGAAGACATTTGGAAAGAGTGCAACAGGAAATACCCTCCTGCGTAGAGAAGTGTTTCCCACCTGTCAGAATGAGTTCTGTCAGGTGGAGCAAGGGAAAGTTGATGCCAGAGCGGTCACAGTGGTCGACACCCCGGGTTGGTGGAAGGATCCCTCCAAATCCACAGAAGAGATGGACAAAGAAATAGTCCGAGGTCTAACTCTGAGCCCATCAGGCTTTCATGCTGTTCTGCTGGTTGTCCCTTTGGACCTGACGTTCAGAGAAGCTCAGCGGGCCGCCCTGGAGGAACACATGAAGCTCCTTGATGTCAGCGTCTGGAAACACACCATGGTGCTGTTCACATACGGAGACAAACTAGCAGATCAATCCATTGAGGAGCACATTGAGAGCGAGCACAAGGCGCTACGCTGGTTAATAGACAAGTGTGAGAACAGATACCACGTTGTGAACAACTTGAAGAAAAGTGATATGAGCCAAGTTACTCAGCTGTTTGAGAAGGTAGAGGAGATGGTGGCAGGGAACAGTCGACAGCTCTTCTGTCCTGAGATGAGCGAAATCTACTTAAACATAGATGACAAATTCAAGAGGATGCAGCTCAAAGATGTGCTGAAGCAGCGACTGGCTGAGGAGTACAAGAGGAGAGAGCTGGAGATGATGACAAGCTTCAAGAAAACACTCCTCGAGCTGCAAGCTCAGATCGGAGACAGTGCAACAGGCACTAAATCTAAGTCGCTGA TTGGTGACAGGACCAAACTCAAAGTCAAGGGTATTGGTCAGAAGAAGAAAGATGGAAAggacaaggaggaaaacataaACTCAAAGATCAGCCAGGAAATTGAAAGGCTGAATAACGacataaaaaataaatcttcagATCTTCGCCTGAGCAGTCTCGACTACCTGTTCCCAACCT TTAAAGGAGAGTCTACGCCAGACGGGAAAACGTCCTCCAGCCAATTTGAGGACGTCCTAGGTTGGCTGGCATCAGTTGAGTTTGGCACAAATGAGGAGAACCAGTTGACCCTCAACTTCTCTCAGACGTCCGGATACAGATCTGTGCTGCCGCACGATGGCTTGGAGTTTGACACAGACGAATACCCCTGA